TTTTTTGAGAAGTTATATTTTAATTTTTTCCAGATTCTTCGATTCTATCCATCCTCCCAAACCATTTGTGAGTTTGATCAAACTCCAGTTGTTTTCCTCTTTTTCAATATCGAAGATCATTCCTTCGTGTATAGTGAAAACCCTGGTAAATTCATTGCTCGGACCGCTGAAACCAACTGCACTTTGCGAGATCAGAACAGCTTCCGAAGAG
This region of Candidatus Cloacimonadota bacterium genomic DNA includes:
- a CDS encoding SH3 domain-containing protein, with the translated sequence SSEAVLISQSAVGFSGPSNEFTRVFTIHEGMIFDIEKEENNWSLIKLTNGLGGWIESKNLEKIKI